One Methanobrevibacter wolinii SH DNA segment encodes these proteins:
- a CDS encoding 4Fe-4S binding protein, which produces MFLSTNKCDGTGECIKRCPTEAIHLVNGRAFSCITCGACYRSCPNDAIYKNRYGGFVVDRAKCNGCGICQYNCPINNIEITEDGVVKGICARCGACVDSCPNGARIDGFTLFKTKQLNYLKSFGVELPEMNTPTIFNNKTVSRLSINTNIDDCILCGRCDYYCPTNAINVTIDKSEGICNNCGVCEDVCPTNSIKNGIINHDTCSKCLKCLKSCPSHAIKFEDFKINIVKLNQEKNDGSIVSCLNCGLCEELVEGDSLVKINNKLVFDPSKDFDSCDFDEAIKKCPVSTLHLNNESVNINGIIKDSLLEGYCVLCGNCINVCNQDARYFTTVEWDGSVSDDCIRCGTCAEVCPHDLITLTKDGILVDLDNCILCETCGIYCPKDAIKTTTLAKKEVLDGFNQIDPKSCIYCKLCYDICPEGAIVDNGDSVSVDEDKCIYCGACYNICTSKAIIFDRSFVNKNQVF; this is translated from the coding sequence ATGTTTTTATCTACAAATAAATGTGATGGAACTGGAGAGTGTATTAAACGTTGTCCTACTGAAGCTATACATTTAGTAAATGGTAGGGCATTTAGTTGTATTACTTGTGGTGCTTGTTATCGTTCTTGTCCAAATGATGCTATTTATAAAAATAGATATGGTGGATTTGTAGTTGATAGAGCAAAGTGTAATGGTTGTGGAATTTGCCAATATAATTGTCCTATAAACAATATTGAAATTACAGAAGATGGTGTTGTTAAAGGAATTTGTGCTCGTTGTGGTGCTTGTGTAGATTCTTGTCCAAATGGTGCTAGAATTGATGGTTTTACTTTATTTAAAACTAAACAATTAAATTATTTAAAATCTTTTGGTGTTGAACTTCCTGAGATGAATACTCCAACAATTTTTAATAATAAAACAGTTTCACGGCTTTCTATAAATACTAATATTGATGATTGTATTTTATGTGGTCGATGTGATTATTACTGTCCAACTAATGCAATTAATGTTACTATTGACAAGTCTGAAGGTATCTGTAATAATTGTGGTGTATGTGAGGATGTTTGTCCTACTAATTCAATAAAAAATGGAATAATAAATCATGATACTTGTAGTAAATGTTTAAAATGTCTTAAATCTTGTCCAAGTCATGCTATTAAATTTGAAGATTTTAAAATAAACATTGTTAAATTAAATCAAGAGAAAAATGATGGATCAATTGTATCTTGTTTAAACTGTGGATTATGTGAAGAATTAGTAGAAGGAGATTCCTTAGTTAAAATCAATAATAAATTAGTCTTTGATCCTAGTAAAGATTTTGATTCTTGTGATTTTGATGAAGCTATTAAAAAATGTCCAGTTTCTACTTTACATTTAAATAATGAAAGTGTTAATATTAATGGAATAATTAAAGATTCTTTACTTGAAGGTTATTGTGTATTATGTGGAAATTGTATTAATGTTTGTAATCAAGATGCACGTTATTTCACTACTGTAGAATGGGATGGTTCAGTATCTGATGATTGTATTCGTTGTGGTACTTGTGCAGAAGTATGTCCTCATGATTTAATCACTCTTACTAAAGATGGAATTCTTGTTGATTTAGATAATTGTATTTTATGTGAAACCTGTGGGATATATTGTCCTAAAGATGCAATTAAAACAACTACTCTTGCTAAAAAAGAAGTTCTCGATGGATTTAATCAAATTGATCCTAAATCTTGTATTTATTGTAAATTGTGTTATGATATTTGTCCAGAAGGGGCTATTGTTGATAATGGAGATAGTGTATCTGTTGATGAGGATAAATGTATTTATTGTGGAGCATGTTACAATATTTGTACATCAAAAGCAATTATATTTGATAGAAGTTTTGTTAATAAAAATCAGGTGTTTTAA
- the ehbF gene encoding energy conserving hydrogenase EhbF: MNYLIPLMVIFPIFAALLINLFEKHNKTIKVLSFIVGIILPIITLFANYGLHFFGGHKPLIDTNITGLPSYITGTNIYSMHPAITYSFTPLAKVFIFIMCIVVFLSVFSYLTSEKKASGPFLFLVFMGTAAVSAMMLSDDLFNMYVFFEIAALIQTGIVIASKAEDNYETALKYMIIGSIGGPILLLGITILLAITGSVNISDIAFVISNVLIKSPSSKAVVLFSFALILFGWLYASGFPPFHIIKSSLYSKSEPYGSSILQGMSLLTLVAFLVAMARIFYSVNIFNAAILVVSIIAMILGVSMAVMQTDFRRMIAYLSVGELGFVGLGFGLGTKFSMTAGLFQGVNEMIVTALLFLGFGSVVYLTNTSNTRKLGGLISKSESMAIMVLLGGFAMAGVPPFNGFRSKFMIIHAALLAGYPEIAVIAILISIATFFVFVKAIHGIYLKPQPKDLEFVHDTIPKSLIFSVAVLTIMCLILGLYPEIVTVPISQALGGLII; encoded by the coding sequence ATGAATTATTTAATCCCTTTAATGGTAATTTTCCCAATATTTGCAGCTTTACTTATAAACTTATTTGAAAAACATAATAAAACAATTAAGGTCTTATCTTTTATTGTAGGTATTATTCTTCCAATAATTACTTTATTTGCAAATTATGGTTTACATTTCTTTGGTGGACATAAACCACTTATTGATACAAATATTACAGGTTTACCATCATATATAACTGGAACTAATATATATTCAATGCATCCAGCTATTACATATTCATTTACTCCATTAGCTAAAGTATTTATATTTATAATGTGTATTGTTGTATTTTTATCTGTATTTAGCTATTTAACATCAGAAAAAAAAGCATCTGGACCATTTTTATTCCTTGTATTTATGGGAACTGCAGCTGTTAGTGCAATGATGTTGTCTGATGATTTATTTAATATGTATGTATTTTTTGAGATTGCAGCTTTAATTCAAACAGGTATTGTTATTGCATCAAAAGCAGAAGATAATTATGAAACTGCTTTAAAATATATGATTATTGGTTCAATTGGTGGACCTATTTTATTACTTGGTATTACAATTTTACTTGCTATTACAGGTAGTGTGAATATAAGTGATATTGCATTTGTAATAAGCAATGTATTAATTAAATCTCCAAGTTCAAAAGCAGTAGTATTGTTCTCATTTGCATTAATCTTATTTGGTTGGTTATATGCATCTGGTTTCCCACCATTCCATATAATTAAATCATCACTTTATAGTAAATCTGAACCTTATGGATCTTCAATTCTTCAAGGAATGAGTTTACTTACATTAGTTGCTTTCCTTGTTGCAATGGCTAGAATTTTCTATTCAGTTAATATATTTAATGCAGCAATTCTTGTTGTTTCTATTATTGCAATGATTCTTGGAGTTTCAATGGCAGTTATGCAAACAGACTTTAGGAGAATGATTGCATATTTATCTGTTGGGGAATTAGGATTTGTTGGACTTGGATTTGGTTTAGGAACAAAATTCTCTATGACTGCAGGATTATTCCAAGGTGTTAATGAAATGATTGTTACTGCATTATTATTCCTTGGTTTTGGTTCTGTTGTATATTTAACTAATACTTCAAACACTAGAAAACTTGGAGGATTAATTTCTAAAAGTGAATCTATGGCAATTATGGTTTTACTTGGTGGTTTTGCAATGGCAGGTGTTCCTCCATTTAATGGATTCAGAAGTAAATTTATGATTATTCATGCTGCTTTACTTGCAGGATATCCAGAAATTGCAGTTATTGCTATATTAATAAGTATTGCAACATTCTTTGTATTTGTAAAAGCAATACATGGAATCTATTTAAAACCACAACCTAAAGATTTAGAATTTGTACATGATACTATCCCTAAATCTTTAATCTTTTCAGTTGCAGTTTTAACAATTATGTGTTTAATTTTAGGATTATATCCTGAAATTGTAACTGTACCTATTTCACAAGCTTTAGGAGGATTAATCATATGA
- a CDS encoding MnhB domain-containing protein: MSPILKIFALPASFIFICAGILTILGGHITPGGGFQGGAMISAGIILCILVFGLDNSPIELSGDFISTIESIGALGYVILGLVGLYFGGSFLYNVGTDFYSIVPSYIVHIFHYPDVTNAGIVPYFNILVGLKVFVGLTAIVIAFMAFRSLSDEKEEEEND, encoded by the coding sequence ATGAGTCCAATTCTTAAAATCTTTGCATTACCTGCTTCATTTATCTTTATTTGTGCAGGAATTTTAACTATACTTGGAGGACATATAACTCCTGGTGGAGGTTTCCAAGGTGGAGCAATGATTTCTGCTGGTATAATATTATGTATTTTAGTATTTGGTTTAGATAATTCTCCTATTGAACTCTCTGGTGATTTTATATCTACTATTGAATCTATTGGTGCTTTAGGATATGTCATTTTAGGATTAGTTGGTTTATATTTCGGAGGATCATTTTTATATAATGTAGGTACTGATTTTTATTCAATAGTACCAAGTTATATTGTACATATTTTCCATTATCCTGATGTTACAAATGCAGGTATTGTTCCATATTTTAATATTTTAGTAGGTTTAAAAGTATTTGTAGGTTTAACTGCTATAGTAATAGCATTTATGGCTTTTAGATCTTTAAGTGATGAGAAAGAGGAGGAAGAAAATGATTAA
- a CDS encoding NADH-quinone oxidoreductase subunit B family protein → MSLKTYSRARAIHVMLVYTGGCNGCDIEIVNSILSPKFDAEQYKVFLTWNPREADVLVVTGPVTHLNKNPLIKIYNAIPDPKIVVAAGSCALMGGVYKNIHGDIPSEEIEGPVDKIIPVDAKIPGCSVRPKDILSGVVSILPKLLDAD, encoded by the coding sequence ATGAGTTTAAAAACATATTCAAGAGCAAGAGCTATACATGTTATGCTAGTTTATACTGGTGGATGTAATGGTTGTGATATTGAAATAGTTAATTCTATACTTTCACCAAAATTTGATGCAGAGCAGTATAAAGTATTTTTAACATGGAATCCTCGTGAAGCAGATGTTTTAGTTGTAACTGGTCCTGTTACTCATTTAAATAAAAATCCGTTAATTAAAATTTACAATGCTATACCTGATCCTAAAATTGTTGTTGCTGCTGGTTCATGTGCATTAATGGGTGGAGTTTATAAAAATATTCATGGAGATATTCCATCTGAAGAAATAGAAGGTCCTGTTGATAAAATTATTCCTGTTGATGCTAAGATTCCAGGATGTTCTGTAAGGCCAAAAGATATTTTATCTGGTGTAGTTTCAATTTTACCAAAATTATTAGATGCAGATTAA
- a CDS encoding hydrogenase large subunit yields the protein MIEDKKPSKGQFIETEVPMGTVHPAALEPYRVRFFVEDEIIQEAEITIGVNHRGVERIMEGLPVEKANALTEKICGICSNIHTWNSVLVAEKGLNVDVPDRANYIRVIMGELERLHSHLLYLAHGCEVLGHETFSMRVFYIRETVMELLNMIGGNRVQYGVSLIGGVRPRCELNDMRIQKLEEGMDTLEKNFKNFVDRFVADPMVNSRIEGVGFLSLKQAKKLEVTGPCIRACGYEHDLRTEMEQYNDFDFDVVCLDGCDVKSNLLVRALECFESIKIIRQAVKNLPNGPIVNRSWEMSDCGIIKHYIEAPRGTLYDSYSLEDGRVRSSIIRTPSLTNIGATQYACIGNHITDGQLCIVQCDPCFTCTDRAFEIINL from the coding sequence ATGATTGAAGATAAAAAGCCAAGTAAAGGTCAATTCATTGAGACAGAAGTTCCAATGGGTACTGTTCACCCTGCTGCTTTAGAACCATATCGTGTTAGATTTTTTGTAGAGGATGAAATTATTCAGGAAGCAGAAATCACAATTGGTGTAAACCATAGAGGTGTTGAAAGGATTATGGAAGGACTTCCTGTAGAAAAAGCTAATGCTTTAACTGAAAAGATATGTGGAATATGTTCTAATATTCATACATGGAATTCAGTATTAGTAGCAGAAAAAGGTTTAAATGTTGATGTTCCTGATAGAGCAAATTATATAAGAGTTATAATGGGTGAACTTGAGAGATTACATAGTCACTTACTATATTTAGCTCATGGTTGTGAAGTTTTAGGGCATGAAACATTTTCAATGAGAGTTTTTTATATTAGGGAAACTGTAATGGAATTACTTAATATGATTGGAGGAAATAGAGTTCAATATGGTGTCTCTCTTATTGGAGGAGTAAGACCTAGATGTGAACTTAATGATATGAGAATCCAAAAACTTGAAGAAGGTATGGATACACTTGAAAAAAATTTTAAAAACTTCGTTGATAGGTTTGTTGCAGATCCAATGGTTAATTCAAGAATTGAAGGTGTAGGATTTTTATCTCTTAAACAAGCTAAAAAATTAGAAGTTACTGGACCTTGTATTCGTGCATGTGGTTATGAACATGATTTAAGAACTGAGATGGAACAGTATAATGATTTTGATTTTGATGTTGTATGTCTTGATGGTTGTGATGTAAAATCTAATCTTTTAGTAAGGGCATTAGAATGTTTTGAGTCAATTAAGATTATAAGACAAGCTGTTAAAAATCTTCCTAATGGCCCTATAGTTAATAGGTCATGGGAGATGAGTGATTGTGGTATAATAAAACATTATATTGAAGCTCCAAGAGGAACATTATATGATTCATATTCTTTAGAAGATGGACGAGTTAGAAGTTCTATTATTAGAACTCCTTCTTTAACAAATATTGGAGCTACTCAATATGCTTGTATTGGAAATCATATTACTGATGGTCAATTATGTATAGTACAATGTGATCCATGTTTTACTTGTACAGATAGAGCTTTTGAAATTATAAATTTATAG
- a CDS encoding monovalent cation/H(+) antiporter subunit G — MSLILSYIQSILLIISAILIVFVGIGILRLNDDLNNVEYAKLHILGILDMACVLALLALNQILIAILYFLVTPFVAHAIANAYYYSEDELNNNKCGDNND; from the coding sequence ATGTCTTTAATACTTAGTTATATACAATCTATTTTATTAATTATTTCTGCTATTTTAATTGTCTTTGTCGGAATTGGTATTCTTAGATTAAATGATGATTTAAATAATGTAGAATATGCTAAATTGCATATATTAGGAATATTGGATATGGCGTGTGTTTTAGCATTACTTGCATTAAATCAAATTCTTATTGCAATTCTTTACTTTTTAGTAACTCCTTTTGTAGCTCATGCTATTGCTAATGCATATTACTATAGTGAGGATGAACTTAACAACAATAAATGTGGGGATAATAATGATTGA
- a CDS encoding DUF5612 domain-containing protein produces the protein MSNYSISIKSQEEPGVLEKITDIIADHNINIVYLYLFVENNTKGNINLEIENVSDIDALINDLKALDAVETVEIYASQEDVFGKRIIIYGGGAQVSQVALGAITEADRHNIRGERISVDTLPVVGEDNIAEAVNELSRIPRVSVLVLAGSLMGGRIVDEIKKIKKQKDLTVISLNMPGSVVDVADLVVTDPIQAGVMAVMQIADTAVFDYNILKKNHRKF, from the coding sequence ATGTCTAATTATTCAATAAGTATTAAATCTCAAGAAGAACCGGGAGTTTTAGAAAAAATTACTGATATTATTGCTGACCATAATATCAATATAGTTTATCTTTATCTCTTTGTTGAAAACAATACTAAAGGAAATATTAATTTAGAAATTGAAAATGTTTCTGATATTGATGCTTTAATAAATGACTTAAAAGCTTTAGACGCTGTTGAAACTGTGGAAATTTATGCATCTCAAGAAGATGTATTTGGAAAACGTATTATTATTTATGGTGGAGGAGCACAAGTATCTCAAGTTGCTTTAGGTGCAATTACAGAAGCAGATAGACATAATATTCGTGGTGAACGAATTAGTGTTGATACATTACCTGTTGTTGGTGAAGATAATATTGCAGAGGCAGTTAATGAGTTATCTAGAATTCCAAGGGTTAGTGTTCTTGTTCTTGCAGGTTCTTTAATGGGTGGGAGAATCGTTGATGAAATTAAAAAAATTAAAAAACAAAAAGATTTAACTGTTATAAGTTTAAACATGCCTGGTAGTGTTGTTGATGTTGCTGATTTAGTTGTAACTGATCCAATACAAGCTGGTGTTATGGCAGTAATGCAAATAGCAGATACTGCAGTTTTTGATTATAATATACTTAAAAAAAATCATAGAAAATTTTAA
- a CDS encoding cation:proton antiporter subunit C has product MISTQLLCLFTAGALIVIGIFSAIFIDNIIKKVVGLSFIEEGVNLFIICLTYKEGGVVPIFLPGMNANWFAQNAAYPLPQALVLTSIVIGASTLAVMLALTMVLYKKYGSLSAHKILNNKYDMGDEE; this is encoded by the coding sequence ATAATAAGTACTCAATTATTATGTTTATTTACTGCTGGCGCACTTATTGTCATTGGTATTTTTTCAGCTATTTTTATAGACAATATTATTAAAAAAGTAGTTGGGCTTTCATTTATTGAAGAAGGAGTTAACTTATTTATTATATGTTTAACTTATAAAGAAGGAGGAGTTGTTCCTATATTCTTACCTGGAATGAATGCTAATTGGTTTGCACAGAATGCTGCTTATCCATTACCTCAAGCACTTGTATTAACAAGTATTGTTATTGGAGCAAGTACTTTAGCAGTTATGTTAGCTTTAACTATGGTTTTATATAAAAAATATGGTAGCTTAAGTGCTCATAAAATTTTAAATAATAAATATGATATGGGGGATGAAGAATGA
- a CDS encoding DUF4040 domain-containing protein, with the protein MIVTLVASILALVQEDLLKVAILSGISGIGIAVLFQILLSPDVALTQAIVGGAITPVFIALAIKKTQRMEGE; encoded by the coding sequence ATTATTGTTACTTTAGTAGCTAGTATATTAGCTTTAGTACAAGAAGATTTATTAAAAGTAGCAATTTTATCAGGTATTTCTGGTATTGGTATTGCAGTTTTATTCCAGATTCTTTTATCTCCAGATGTAGCTTTAACACAAGCTATTGTAGGTGGAGCAATTACTCCTGTATTTATTGCTTTAGCTATTAAAAAAACACAGAGGATGGAAGGTGAATAA
- a CDS encoding Na+/H+ antiporter subunit E codes for MFLKRVYYGIIYFLDLLYEIVKATYDVFIRIIHKDMIEPVVVDIHTDLERTVSQTILANSITLTPGTLTVDLIPEDQIIKVATIAPRDTEDIIPFEKYIKKMLE; via the coding sequence ATGTTTTTAAAAAGAGTTTATTATGGGATAATCTATTTTTTAGATTTATTGTATGAAATTGTCAAAGCTACTTATGATGTATTTATTAGGATAATTCATAAAGATATGATTGAACCTGTTGTTGTTGATATTCATACTGATTTAGAAAGAACTGTTTCTCAAACAATTTTAGCAAACAGTATTACTTTAACTCCAGGCACTTTAACTGTTGATCTTATTCCTGAGGATCAAATAATTAAAGTTGCAACTATAGCTCCAAGAGATACTGAAGATATTATTCCTTTTGAGAAATATATTAAAAAAATGTTGGAATAA
- a CDS encoding respiratory chain complex I subunit 1 family protein — translation MVDISVLYSIIGVIITLIVCFIIGSFLPGIERKFVHARIQQRIGPPFTVPGIVAPIKFIFKKNLEPNSPAPGIYKSLPLVSFLAIIFILLFLTPQMYPIFLLSNIIAIVGLLKVEEVSYVFMGALSKSVMSLSMKFPDLVKGAAHKDVIRSHIEDISSKRSLRMITYGSFPLYLALFVPIVCSGSLYISDIVKYQQIHGPFLFTTAGILAAIVFFIGSMVIMNECPFNIIEAESDVIQGPYMEYSAGYRSVIYWTKGLLMFTLAALFTIFFIGFPLNIFSWNIILFIVVALIYTLIVGILSAFTPIFINRQLYPIIISSTLLGVLAIVIGILV, via the coding sequence ATGGTAGATATAAGTGTTTTGTATTCAATTATTGGAGTAATTATCACTTTAATTGTTTGTTTCATAATTGGATCATTTTTACCAGGTATTGAAAGAAAATTTGTTCATGCAAGAATTCAGCAACGTATTGGTCCGCCATTTACAGTTCCAGGTATTGTAGCACCAATTAAATTCATTTTTAAAAAGAATTTAGAACCTAACTCTCCAGCTCCTGGAATTTATAAATCATTACCTTTAGTTAGTTTTTTAGCTATAATATTTATATTATTATTTTTAACTCCACAAATGTATCCTATTTTCTTATTGAGTAATATTATTGCTATTGTTGGATTGTTAAAAGTAGAAGAGGTTAGTTATGTATTTATGGGTGCTTTATCTAAATCTGTTATGTCATTATCTATGAAGTTTCCAGATTTAGTTAAAGGTGCAGCTCATAAAGATGTAATTAGGTCTCATATTGAGGATATTAGTTCTAAAAGATCTCTTAGAATGATTACTTATGGTTCATTCCCATTATATTTAGCATTGTTTGTTCCTATTGTATGTTCTGGAAGTCTTTATATTTCAGATATTGTTAAATATCAACAAATTCATGGGCCTTTCTTATTTACTACTGCAGGTATTTTAGCTGCAATAGTGTTCTTTATTGGATCTATGGTTATAATGAATGAATGTCCATTTAATATAATTGAAGCAGAATCTGATGTTATTCAAGGACCATATATGGAATATTCTGCAGGTTATCGTTCAGTTATTTATTGGACTAAAGGTTTATTAATGTTTACATTAGCTGCATTATTTACAATATTTTTCATTGGTTTCCCTCTTAATATTTTCTCATGGAATATTATATTGTTTATAGTTGTTGCTTTAATATACACATTAATTGTTGGAATTTTAAGTGCATTTACACCAATATTTATTAATAGACAATTATATCCAATTATAATTTCTTCAACACTTCTTGGTGTTCTTGCAATTGTTATAGGAATTTTGGTTTAG
- a CDS encoding 4Fe-4S binding protein — translation MKNLIRIMLEGAFSNIKRIFFASDRVTDMKLREDILNGNVKPETKVDVDSCIGCGGCANVCPTGAITMKKLSQAEWLADGWVKKEIPELDSSKCVVCYWCHDFCPIYALFGLPASIHPNSVGEFSTSPKDLIEKPFRIPEDKIQFISQYLSDKTIIKNHEKK, via the coding sequence ATGAAAAATTTGATTAGAATAATGTTAGAAGGTGCTTTTTCTAACATTAAAAGAATTTTCTTTGCTTCAGATAGAGTAACTGATATGAAGTTAAGGGAAGATATCTTAAATGGTAATGTTAAACCTGAAACAAAAGTTGATGTTGATTCTTGTATTGGTTGTGGAGGTTGTGCTAATGTTTGCCCTACTGGAGCTATTACTATGAAAAAATTAAGTCAAGCTGAATGGTTAGCTGATGGTTGGGTTAAAAAAGAAATTCCAGAATTAGATTCAAGTAAATGTGTTGTATGTTATTGGTGTCATGATTTTTGTCCAATTTATGCATTGTTTGGATTACCTGCATCAATACATCCTAATTCTGTTGGAGAATTCAGTACTTCACCTAAAGATTTAATTGAAAAACCATTTAGGATACCTGAAGATAAAATTCAATTTATATCACAATATTTATCTGATAAAACTATTATTAAAAATCATGAAAAAAAATAA
- a CDS encoding energy-converting hydrogenase B subunit P, which yields MKFVMRPYHILSLGGYIVERNFPYRNLIIVNKTPEPIKMEVPVFEESWIEEHRKLGLEVIPVKEEDNYLMMFKKAHAELDKIKANL from the coding sequence ATGAAATTTGTAATGAGACCTTATCATATCTTAAGTTTAGGTGGATATATTGTAGAAAGAAATTTTCCATATAGAAATTTAATAATTGTAAATAAAACACCTGAACCTATTAAAATGGAAGTTCCTGTATTTGAGGAATCTTGGATTGAGGAACATAGAAAATTAGGTTTAGAAGTTATTCCTGTAAAAGAAGAAGATAATTATCTTATGATGTTTAAAAAAGCACATGCTGAATTAGATAAAATTAAGGCTAATTTATAA
- a CDS encoding CRISPR-associated protein Cas4, whose protein sequence is MINLNTIKTYMYCPLNLYYQKNIQKNEENKRYKFNKEIKELRIDIKDIIQKNLKRINKSMTVETIEEELNKNIKYYIITRLNEIFKYKEYDNVDFEKYKVDLLEESKFNIKLLSIRVKRFMILTNKNGYDINKIIYPTSMYNYFLRDSQLDINGTIDKIEIIKGKYYPIIYKFNTPPIQGVWDNDAIEIACNSILIEEEFETDVYVGFVEYLNFAERRTVVVDANLRKSLFRILDSIKRIIINNEIPTVRYELNKCKKCEYKEICQEEFTNPIDM, encoded by the coding sequence ATGATTAATTTAAACACAATAAAAACATATATGTATTGTCCTTTAAATTTATATTATCAAAAAAATATTCAAAAAAATGAAGAGAATAAAAGATATAAATTTAATAAAGAGATTAAAGAGTTAAGAATTGATATAAAAGACATTATACAAAAAAATTTAAAAAGAATAAATAAATCTATGACTGTTGAAACTATTGAGGAAGAACTAAATAAAAACATCAAATACTATATAATAACTAGGTTAAATGAAATATTTAAGTACAAAGAATATGATAATGTAGATTTTGAAAAATATAAAGTAGATTTACTTGAAGAAAGTAAATTTAATATTAAATTATTATCAATAAGAGTAAAACGATTCATGATTTTAACAAATAAAAATGGATATGATATAAATAAAATAATATATCCAACATCAATGTATAACTATTTTTTAAGAGATTCACAATTAGATATCAATGGAACCATAGATAAAATAGAAATAATCAAAGGAAAATATTATCCAATAATTTATAAATTTAATACTCCTCCAATACAAGGAGTATGGGATAATGATGCAATTGAAATTGCATGTAATAGTATTTTAATAGAAGAAGAATTTGAAACAGATGTATATGTTGGATTTGTAGAATATCTTAATTTTGCAGAAAGAAGAACTGTTGTAGTAGATGCAAATCTTAGAAAAAGTTTATTTAGAATACTTGATTCTATAAAAAGAATAATAATAAATAATGAAATACCAACAGTAAGATATGAATTAAATAAATGTAAAAAATGTGAATATAAAGAAATTTGTCAAGAAGAATTTACAAATCCTATTGATATGTGA